A genomic region of Rhodanobacter sp. contains the following coding sequences:
- a CDS encoding metalloregulator ArsR/SmtB family transcription factor produces MKTATDPARMRTHAGKASELLKVLANEQRLLILCHLAEGELAVGELLERLELGQSALSQHLARLREAAAVQTRREAQAMYYRLADGPVQALMATLHGIYCGKPARGRR; encoded by the coding sequence ATGAAGACCGCGACCGACCCCGCCCGCATGCGCACCCACGCAGGCAAGGCCAGCGAACTGCTGAAGGTGCTGGCGAACGAGCAGCGCCTGCTGATCCTGTGCCACCTGGCCGAGGGCGAACTGGCGGTGGGCGAACTGCTGGAGCGGCTGGAGCTGGGCCAGTCGGCGCTGTCGCAGCACCTTGCCAGGCTGCGCGAGGCCGCCGCGGTGCAGACCCGCCGCGAGGCCCAGGCCATGTACTACCGGCTCGCCGACGGCCCCGTGCAGGCGCTGATGGCCACCCTGCACGGCATCTATTGCGGCAAACCGGCGCGCGGCCGGCGCTGA
- the lipA gene encoding lipoyl synthase: MSDASASPAKSIPISVVSGAPVGEKQLGNDKIALNRAGFDTAVPVLRKPSWIRVRLPQGNAVQQLKSRLRENSLVTVCEEASCPNIHECFSKGTATFMILGEVCTRRCSFCDVAHGRPAAPDPLEPARLAETIADMRLKYVVITSVDRDDLRDGGAEHFAACIRAVRHASPDIRIEILTPDFRGKGRMERALEVLKDFPPDVFNHNLETVPHLYREVRPGADYQWSLDLLKRFKAQHPDVPTKSGIMLGLGETREQVLETLRDLRAHDVEMVTIGQYLQPTPHHHPVVRYWTPEEFEDLRKEGEAMGFHHVASGPLVRSSYHADLQAHAAGVTEHA; encoded by the coding sequence ATGAGCGACGCCTCCGCTTCACCCGCCAAGTCCATCCCGATCAGCGTCGTCAGCGGCGCGCCCGTGGGTGAAAAGCAGCTCGGCAACGACAAGATCGCGCTGAACCGCGCCGGTTTCGACACGGCCGTGCCCGTGCTGCGCAAGCCGAGCTGGATCCGCGTGCGCCTGCCGCAGGGCAATGCCGTCCAGCAGCTGAAATCGCGCCTGCGCGAGAACTCGCTGGTCACGGTGTGCGAGGAAGCCTCGTGCCCGAACATCCACGAGTGCTTCAGCAAGGGCACCGCCACCTTCATGATCCTCGGCGAGGTATGCACGCGCCGCTGCTCGTTCTGCGACGTGGCGCATGGCCGCCCGGCCGCGCCCGATCCGCTGGAACCGGCGCGCCTGGCCGAGACCATCGCCGACATGCGCCTGAAGTACGTGGTGATCACCTCGGTGGACCGCGACGACCTGCGCGACGGCGGCGCCGAACATTTCGCCGCGTGCATCCGCGCGGTGCGCCACGCCAGCCCGGACATCCGCATCGAGATCCTCACGCCGGACTTCCGCGGCAAGGGCCGCATGGAGCGCGCGCTGGAGGTGCTGAAGGACTTCCCGCCGGACGTGTTCAACCACAACCTGGAAACCGTGCCGCACCTCTACCGCGAGGTGCGCCCCGGCGCCGACTACCAGTGGTCGCTGGACCTGCTCAAGCGCTTCAAGGCACAGCACCCGGACGTGCCGACCAAGTCCGGCATCATGCTGGGCCTGGGCGAGACGCGCGAACAGGTGCTCGAGACCCTGCGCGACCTGCGCGCGCACGACGTCGAGATGGTCACCATCGGCCAGTATCTGCAGCCCACGCCGCACCATCACCCGGTGGTGCGCTATTGGACGCCCGAAGAATTCGAAGACCTGCGCAAGGAAGGCGAGGCGATGGGCTTCCATCACGTCGCGTCCGGCCCGCTGGTGCGTTCGTCCTACCACGCCGACCTGCAGGCTCACGCTGCGGGCGTTACTGAGCACGCCTAA
- a CDS encoding YbeD family protein: MHEIDFSQAKREGKGFQFPGEFEITAVGKAEAGLPARVPQLLEGAGLHVLHETVRQRLSGNGNYVSVTVSFRCDSREQYDSAHVVLRTDPDIRYTL; the protein is encoded by the coding sequence ATGCACGAGATCGACTTCAGCCAGGCGAAGCGGGAAGGCAAGGGCTTCCAGTTTCCCGGCGAGTTCGAGATCACGGCGGTGGGCAAGGCCGAGGCCGGCCTGCCCGCGCGCGTGCCGCAGCTGCTCGAGGGCGCGGGCCTGCACGTGCTGCACGAGACCGTGCGGCAGCGCCTTTCCGGCAACGGCAACTACGTGTCGGTCACGGTGAGTTTCCGTTGCGACAGCCGCGAGCAATACGACAGCGCGCATGTCGTGCTGCGCACCGATCCGGACATCCGCTACACGCTCTGA
- a CDS encoding D-alanyl-D-alanine carboxypeptidase family protein, translated as MSFLRRTLTTLAAAALAAGAAVAQTPPHPATPPHPGAVPTPVVAPMPVPPPPDVDAQSWVLMDYATGQILASKNPDERRAPASLTKVMTDYVISAEIAAGRIHPDDMVTISEHAWRAGGGGTDGSTSFLKLGSQVKLEDLLKGMIVQSGNDAAIALAEHAAGSEDAFANLMNAYAKQLGMVNTHYSNASGYPVDDHYSTAHDIAILSRALIHDFPTDYAISKIKEFEWNGIKQQNRNALLWRDPSVDGIKTGHTAAAGFCLDASAVHGDERMIAVVMGSSSDKGRADAAMALLNYGFRFYETHKLYKAGQTLTSPRLWKGQADTLPLGVADDVLVTVKTGQYDKLKATMDIPATLIAPFKKGQQVGTLRIMLDDQPIQSVPLVALADAPQGGFFSRLWDSILLWFHGNKKTDAPALAPAAAPDAK; from the coding sequence ATGAGCTTTCTCCGCCGTACCCTGACCACGCTCGCCGCCGCCGCGCTGGCGGCGGGCGCCGCCGTTGCCCAGACGCCGCCGCACCCGGCGACGCCGCCGCATCCCGGCGCGGTGCCGACCCCGGTGGTGGCGCCGATGCCGGTGCCGCCGCCGCCGGACGTGGACGCGCAGAGCTGGGTGCTGATGGACTACGCCACCGGCCAGATCCTTGCCTCCAAGAATCCCGACGAGCGCCGCGCCCCGGCCTCGCTGACCAAGGTGATGACCGACTACGTGATCTCTGCCGAGATCGCCGCCGGCCGCATCCATCCCGACGACATGGTGACCATCAGCGAGCACGCGTGGCGCGCCGGCGGCGGCGGCACCGACGGTTCCACCAGCTTCCTCAAGCTGGGCAGCCAGGTGAAGCTGGAGGATCTGCTGAAGGGCATGATCGTGCAGTCCGGCAACGACGCGGCGATCGCGCTGGCCGAACACGCGGCCGGCTCCGAGGACGCGTTCGCCAACCTCATGAACGCCTATGCCAAGCAGCTTGGCATGGTCAACACGCACTACTCCAATGCCTCCGGCTACCCGGTGGACGACCATTACTCCACCGCGCACGACATCGCGATCCTCTCGCGCGCGTTGATCCACGACTTCCCCACCGACTACGCGATCTCCAAGATCAAGGAGTTCGAGTGGAACGGCATCAAGCAGCAGAACCGCAATGCGCTGCTCTGGCGCGATCCCTCGGTGGACGGCATCAAGACCGGCCATACCGCCGCCGCCGGCTTCTGCCTGGATGCCTCGGCGGTGCACGGCGACGAGCGCATGATCGCGGTGGTGATGGGTTCCAGCAGCGACAAGGGCCGCGCCGACGCCGCGATGGCGCTGCTCAACTACGGCTTCCGCTTCTACGAGACGCACAAGCTGTACAAGGCCGGCCAGACGCTGACCAGCCCGCGCCTCTGGAAGGGGCAGGCCGACACGCTGCCGCTGGGCGTGGCCGACGACGTGCTGGTGACGGTGAAGACCGGCCAGTACGACAAGCTCAAGGCGACCATGGACATCCCCGCCACCCTGATCGCCCCGTTCAAGAAGGGGCAGCAGGTGGGCACGCTGCGCATCATGCTGGACGACCAGCCGATCCAGAGCGTGCCGCTGGTCGCGCTGGCGGACGCGCCGCAGGGCGGCTTCTTCTCGCGCCTGTGGGACTCGATCCTGCTGTGGTTCCACGGCAACAAGAAGACCGATGCGCCGGCGCTTGCCCCGGCCGCGGCACCGGACGCGAAGTGA
- the gap gene encoding type I glyceraldehyde-3-phosphate dehydrogenase, translating to MAIKVGINGFGRIGRNVLRAAVQNFGNDIEIVAINDLLEPDYLAYMLRYDSVHGRFKGDVSVENGQLVVNGKKIRLTQERDPAALKWNEVQADVVIESTGLFLDKTTAQKHLDAGAKKVILSAPSKDDTPMFVYGVNDKSYKGEAIISNASCTTNCPAPIAKVMHDKWGIKRGLMTTVHAATATQKTVDGPSNKDWRGGRGILENIIPSSTGAAKAVGVVIPELNKKLTGMSFRVPTSDVSVVDLTCELEKPATYAEICAEMKAQSQGALKGVLGYTEDKVVATDFRGETCTSVFDADAGIALDATFVKLVSWYDNEWGYSNKCLEMVRVVAK from the coding sequence ATGGCCATCAAGGTCGGCATCAACGGCTTCGGCCGCATCGGTCGCAACGTGCTGCGCGCTGCGGTGCAGAACTTCGGCAACGACATCGAGATCGTCGCGATCAACGACCTGCTGGAGCCGGACTACCTCGCCTACATGCTGCGCTACGACTCGGTGCACGGCCGCTTCAAGGGCGACGTGTCGGTCGAGAACGGCCAGCTCGTGGTCAACGGCAAGAAGATCCGCCTCACCCAGGAGCGCGATCCCGCCGCGCTGAAGTGGAACGAGGTGCAGGCCGACGTGGTGATCGAGTCCACCGGCCTGTTCCTCGACAAGACCACCGCGCAGAAGCACCTCGACGCCGGCGCGAAGAAGGTGATCCTGTCCGCGCCCTCGAAGGACGACACGCCGATGTTCGTGTACGGCGTGAACGACAAGAGCTACAAGGGCGAGGCAATCATCTCCAACGCCTCGTGCACCACGAACTGCCCGGCACCCATCGCCAAGGTGATGCACGACAAGTGGGGCATCAAGCGCGGCCTGATGACCACCGTGCATGCCGCCACCGCCACCCAGAAGACCGTGGACGGCCCGAGCAACAAGGACTGGCGCGGCGGTCGCGGCATCCTGGAAAACATCATCCCCTCCTCCACCGGCGCGGCCAAGGCGGTGGGCGTAGTGATCCCCGAACTCAACAAGAAGCTCACCGGCATGAGCTTCCGCGTACCGACCTCCGACGTCTCGGTGGTCGACCTGACCTGCGAGCTGGAGAAGCCGGCGACCTACGCCGAGATCTGCGCGGAGATGAAGGCGCAGTCGCAGGGCGCGCTGAAGGGCGTGCTGGGCTACACCGAGGACAAGGTGGTCGCCACCGACTTCCGCGGCGAGACCTGCACCTCGGTGTTCGACGCCGACGCCGGCATCGCGCTGGACGCCACCTTCGTGAAGCTGGTGAGCTGGTACGACAACGAATGGGGCTACAGCAACAAGTGCCTGGAAATGGTGCGCGTGGTGGCGAAGTAA
- the lipB gene encoding lipoyl(octanoyl) transferase LipB yields the protein MSLPLKIRRLGRQPYETTWKAMSAFTDNRTADTVDEFWLLEHDPVFTLGQAGRMEHVLAPGDIPVIPVDRGGQVTYHGPGQIVGYPMIDLRRVGVGVRELVHKIEQAIIDTLAHWNIAAERREGAPGVYVADAKVAALGLRVRRGCSFHGLAFNVNMNLEPYHRINPCGYKGLEVTQVLDLGGPSRLADVEDALVEEFCRQFGFRAEPAAPVIPELPPREPA from the coding sequence ATGTCCCTGCCGCTCAAGATCCGCCGTCTCGGCCGCCAGCCCTACGAGACGACGTGGAAGGCGATGAGCGCGTTCACCGACAACCGCACCGCCGATACCGTCGACGAGTTCTGGCTGCTGGAGCACGACCCGGTGTTCACCCTGGGCCAGGCCGGCAGGATGGAACACGTGCTGGCGCCCGGCGACATCCCGGTGATCCCGGTCGACCGCGGCGGCCAGGTGACCTACCACGGCCCGGGCCAGATCGTGGGCTACCCGATGATCGACCTGCGCCGCGTCGGCGTGGGCGTGCGCGAGCTGGTCCACAAGATCGAGCAGGCCATCATCGATACGCTGGCGCACTGGAACATCGCCGCGGAACGCCGCGAGGGCGCGCCCGGCGTCTACGTGGCCGACGCCAAGGTGGCCGCGCTGGGGCTGCGCGTGCGGCGCGGCTGCAGCTTCCACGGGCTGGCCTTCAACGTGAACATGAACCTTGAGCCCTACCACCGCATCAACCCTTGTGGCTACAAGGGTTTGGAAGTGACGCAGGTGCTAGACTTGGGCGGCCCGTCGCGGTTGGCGGACGTGGAAGATGCGCTGGTGGAGGAGTTCTGCCGCCAGTTCGGTTTCCGCGCCGAACCGGCTGCGCCCGTCATCCCCGAACTTCCCCCACGCGAACCCGCATGA
- a CDS encoding septal ring lytic transglycosylase RlpA family protein, which translates to MRLWRGLALLAMPLALAACGGRHAARPAPPGDAANAAPGSAHHGWFHHDDTSLPQDRRYSASSDSSPAGPPPAYIYTLPEPVPKTEPRSLYGNKSPYTVRGQTYRVLPSARGYDERGIASFYGNKFDGYKTSSLENYDMYKFSAASKVLPLPSYARVTNLSNGKSVIVRVNDRGPFHENRIIDLSYAAAVRIGIWPKGTGLVEVQGIDPSAPDAEPSPPPPVTSGGGSPGIYLQVGAFSDPANAERVAARLRQANFAPVQVEQVQVGGRTIRRVRVGPLDSVDRADTVTRRIEDMGLPRPQVAVD; encoded by the coding sequence GTGAGGCTTTGGCGCGGCCTGGCGTTGCTGGCGATGCCGCTCGCGCTGGCCGCTTGCGGCGGCCGCCATGCCGCGCGGCCCGCGCCGCCGGGCGACGCCGCCAACGCAGCGCCGGGTAGCGCACATCACGGCTGGTTCCACCACGACGATACCAGCCTGCCCCAGGACAGGCGCTACAGCGCCAGCAGCGACAGTTCACCCGCCGGCCCGCCGCCTGCGTACATCTATACCTTGCCCGAGCCGGTGCCGAAGACGGAGCCGCGCTCGCTGTACGGCAACAAGTCGCCCTATACCGTGCGCGGTCAGACCTACCGCGTGCTGCCCAGCGCGCGCGGCTACGACGAGCGCGGCATCGCCTCGTTCTACGGCAACAAGTTCGACGGCTACAAGACGTCCAGCCTCGAGAACTACGACATGTACAAGTTCAGCGCCGCGAGCAAGGTGCTGCCGCTGCCGAGCTACGCGCGGGTGACCAACCTCTCGAACGGCAAGAGCGTGATCGTCCGCGTCAACGACCGCGGGCCGTTCCACGAGAACCGCATCATCGACCTGTCCTACGCGGCGGCGGTGCGCATCGGCATCTGGCCCAAGGGCACCGGGCTGGTCGAGGTGCAGGGCATCGACCCGTCGGCGCCGGACGCGGAACCATCGCCGCCGCCGCCGGTCACAAGCGGCGGCGGATCGCCGGGAATCTACCTGCAAGTGGGAGCGTTCTCCGATCCTGCCAACGCCGAACGGGTGGCCGCGCGGCTGCGCCAGGCGAACTTCGCGCCGGTGCAGGTGGAGCAGGTTCAGGTCGGCGGCCGCACCATCCGCCGCGTGCGCGTGGGGCCGCTGGACAGCGTGGACCGCGCCGACACGGTGACCCGTCGCATCGAGGACATGGGCCTGCCGAGGCCGCAGGTCGCGGTAGACTGA
- a CDS encoding M1 family metallopeptidase, with the protein MRPTLLALSLAIGFGAAAVARADTALPSQPPLTALTKDSGTPEPAEQKRMHFDHAELHIAVHPDTQSIDGRATLTFSALAATDVLLVDLDRNLPVSAVSVDGQALPASAWSNPEGRLRIQLPRAVAKGGKVSATIVYGGKPHVAKNAPWDGGFVWSHTKDGQPWVGSAVEGEGCDLFWPCIDQPDGKPDLVDLYVNVPTPLAAPGNGVLVGVSDEGATRTWHWRAKHPTTYAISINVGPYKELTGTYKSRYGNTIPLEYWYLPGEKAHAEQLFAQFPRMLDFFEAKIGPYPWGDEKMGVVETPYEGMEHQTINAYGNHYAQDGSGFDWLLQHEFSHEWFGNQMTNANWDDMWLHEGFATLMQPLYARYLDGDAEYYAWLNRLRMMIVNRYPVVSGQPRTEEAVYDESRGGPGQDIYNKGALMLQSLQHLIGDKAFYDSIRELVYGRPDPKPGNFQPQYRTTADFMRIVNQVTGKDYDWFFKVYLYQAALPKLDVQRHGDTLDLSWQAPDKLPFPMPVDVQVDDTVHTVAMDGGHGSLAVPAGALVTIDPHSVLLRDEPRVTEFQHWMQQQRAHDKAAQK; encoded by the coding sequence ATGCGCCCCACCCTGCTTGCGCTCAGCCTCGCCATCGGCTTCGGCGCCGCTGCCGTCGCCCGTGCCGATACCGCGCTGCCATCGCAACCGCCGCTCACCGCGTTGACCAAGGACTCCGGCACACCGGAGCCGGCCGAGCAGAAGCGCATGCACTTCGACCATGCCGAACTGCACATCGCGGTGCATCCGGATACGCAGAGCATCGACGGCCGCGCCACGCTCACCTTCAGCGCGCTGGCCGCCACCGACGTGCTGCTGGTGGACCTCGACCGCAACCTGCCGGTGAGCGCAGTCAGCGTGGACGGCCAGGCCTTGCCCGCCAGCGCGTGGAGCAACCCCGAAGGCCGCCTGCGCATCCAGCTGCCTCGGGCCGTGGCCAAGGGCGGCAAGGTCAGCGCCACCATCGTCTACGGCGGCAAGCCGCACGTGGCGAAGAATGCGCCATGGGACGGCGGCTTCGTGTGGAGCCACACCAAGGACGGCCAGCCGTGGGTCGGCAGTGCGGTGGAAGGCGAAGGCTGCGACCTGTTCTGGCCCTGCATCGACCAGCCCGATGGCAAGCCGGACCTGGTCGACCTCTACGTAAACGTGCCCACGCCGCTGGCGGCACCGGGCAACGGTGTGCTGGTCGGCGTGAGCGACGAAGGCGCCACGCGCACTTGGCACTGGCGCGCCAAGCACCCCACCACTTACGCCATTTCGATCAACGTGGGCCCGTACAAGGAACTCACCGGCACATACAAGAGCCGCTACGGCAACACCATCCCGCTGGAGTACTGGTACCTGCCGGGCGAAAAGGCGCATGCGGAGCAGCTGTTCGCCCAGTTCCCGCGCATGCTGGATTTCTTCGAGGCGAAGATCGGCCCCTACCCCTGGGGCGACGAGAAGATGGGCGTGGTGGAGACGCCCTACGAGGGCATGGAGCACCAGACCATCAACGCCTATGGCAACCACTACGCGCAGGACGGCAGCGGCTTCGACTGGCTGCTGCAGCACGAGTTCTCGCACGAATGGTTCGGCAACCAGATGACCAACGCCAACTGGGACGACATGTGGCTGCACGAGGGCTTCGCCACGCTGATGCAGCCGCTGTACGCGCGCTACCTGGACGGCGACGCCGAATACTACGCCTGGCTCAACCGCCTGCGCATGATGATCGTGAACCGCTATCCGGTGGTGTCCGGCCAGCCGCGCACGGAGGAGGCGGTGTACGACGAAAGCCGCGGCGGCCCGGGCCAGGACATCTACAACAAGGGCGCGCTGATGCTGCAGTCGCTGCAGCACCTGATCGGCGACAAGGCGTTCTACGACAGCATCCGCGAACTGGTGTACGGCCGGCCCGATCCGAAGCCGGGCAACTTCCAGCCGCAGTACCGCACCACCGCCGACTTCATGCGCATCGTGAACCAGGTGACCGGCAAGGACTACGACTGGTTCTTCAAGGTGTACCTCTACCAGGCCGCACTGCCGAAGCTGGACGTGCAACGCCACGGCGACACGCTGGATCTTTCCTGGCAGGCGCCGGACAAGCTGCCGTTCCCGATGCCGGTGGACGTACAGGTGGACGACACCGTACACACCGTGGCGATGGACGGCGGCCATGGCAGCCTCGCGGTACCGGCCGGCGCCCTGGTGACGATCGACCCGCACTCGGTGCTGCTACGCGACGAGCCGCGCGTCACCGAGTTCCAGCATTGGATGCAGCAGCAACGCGCGCATGACAAGGCCGCGCAAAAGTAA
- the mltB gene encoding lytic murein transglycosylase B codes for MPLPAVSRRLRSLFPLALLVALAPLPLLADTHPGQSALVQEVAHDTGKDPAALDALLDQAQMQQSIIDAMNRPAESKPWSAYRPIFLTQKRIDDGVAFYREHRALLERIGKQYGVAPQYLVAIIGVETSYGRITGKYKVLDALVTLGFYYPKRAAYFRQQLKTLLELPDNRLAGPLDTLTGSYAGAQGWGQFMPDSIRDFAVDEDGDGRIDLMNSLPDILASVANYFAKHGWVAGGPVAARAQPDGAAKPLGDWQATPQWPLEQLEAWGYAPFQHLNPGEPTSLLTLDGLSGPEQWFTFNNFRVITTYNRSPMYAMAVYQLAQAIVDGVRDADGVDGAGNAP; via the coding sequence ATGCCCTTGCCTGCCGTGTCGCGCCGTTTGCGCAGCCTGTTCCCGCTTGCCCTGCTGGTTGCCCTCGCGCCGCTGCCGCTGCTGGCCGACACGCATCCGGGCCAGTCCGCCCTGGTGCAGGAGGTGGCGCACGACACCGGCAAGGATCCGGCGGCGCTCGACGCGCTGCTCGACCAGGCGCAGATGCAGCAGAGCATCATCGACGCGATGAACCGCCCGGCCGAGTCGAAGCCGTGGAGCGCGTACCGCCCGATCTTCCTCACCCAGAAGCGCATCGACGACGGCGTGGCGTTCTATCGGGAACATCGCGCATTGCTGGAGCGCATCGGCAAGCAGTATGGTGTGGCGCCGCAGTACCTCGTGGCGATCATCGGCGTGGAAACCTCCTACGGGCGCATCACCGGCAAGTACAAGGTGCTCGACGCGCTGGTAACGCTGGGTTTCTACTACCCGAAGCGCGCGGCCTATTTCCGCCAGCAGTTGAAGACCTTGCTGGAGCTGCCGGACAACCGCCTCGCCGGTCCGCTGGACACGCTCACCGGCTCCTACGCCGGCGCGCAGGGCTGGGGCCAGTTCATGCCCGACAGCATCCGCGACTTCGCGGTGGATGAGGACGGCGACGGCCGCATCGACCTGATGAACTCGCTGCCCGACATCCTCGCCAGCGTGGCGAACTACTTCGCCAAGCACGGCTGGGTCGCGGGCGGCCCGGTGGCGGCGCGTGCGCAGCCGGATGGCGCGGCCAAGCCGCTGGGCGACTGGCAGGCCACGCCGCAATGGCCGCTGGAGCAACTGGAGGCCTGGGGCTATGCGCCGTTCCAGCACCTCAATCCGGGCGAGCCGACCAGCCTGCTGACGCTGGACGGCCTGAGCGGGCCGGAGCAGTGGTTCACCTTCAACAACTTCCGGGTGATCACCACCTACAACCGCAGCCCGATGTACGCGATGGCGGTGTACCAGCTGGCGCAGGCGATCGTGGACGGTGTGCGCGACGCGGACGGCGTGGACGGCGCAGGCAACGCTCCGTGA
- a CDS encoding carboxy terminal-processing peptidase gives MKLRPSFVLLLGLTVTCAYAQSAAELGAGGNRKAAVWPLEPTPTQADAAQLSARFLTRFHYDAQPLDDAMSAKIYADYFKLLDPDKVFFTQQDMDQFAPDQTKLDNAIWNKDLSIPFDIYNKFLQRAVQRMTYARSLLKGGFNFDGDESYQYDRKDAKWAKDDAALDDLWRKRTMNDWLRLKLAGKSDEDIRKTLTRRYTNYIERVKQLDGDDAFQTFMTAYAETTDPHTDYFTPRKAEDFAIQMKLSLEGIGAQLQSRDDYTIIFSLVPGGPAEKSGKLKPGDRILGVGQGDSGPFTDVIGWRIDDVVNLIRGKKDTTVRLEILPADAGPDGKHEIVSLVRKKVNIEESAAKKKILDIKDGDVVRKIGIIDLPSFYSDFGARSEGDKDYRSATRDVAKLVTELKAAGVQGIIMDLRDNGGGSLAEADSMTGLFNGKGPVVQVRDARGQVDVQGSDDAAPLWNGPFAVLVNRGTASASEIFSAAIQDRGRGLIIGTPTFGKGTVQTLVDLDRFGPDPGSDPQYGELKMTVQEFFRINGGSTQIKGVTPDIEFPQNGDAKDFGESTYDNALPWTHIAPAAYQPDGDVKLYLPKLETLHDARIASSPAWKLMLDELAQYKLMRAKTSVSLNFAKREAERKQLDAIQASFRERQKAIDGSDAYLKDEDSALDDGLDPGERSLKSELKQEKDAKDAPDAQLREAAHIVADEVGMLKADPKLAVDMLPPGSDYLATLDAMHKPAASATSATAAH, from the coding sequence ATGAAACTGCGTCCCTCGTTCGTCCTGCTGCTTGGCCTGACAGTCACCTGCGCCTACGCGCAATCCGCCGCCGAACTCGGCGCCGGCGGCAACCGCAAGGCGGCGGTGTGGCCGCTCGAACCCACGCCCACGCAGGCGGACGCGGCGCAGCTTTCCGCGCGCTTCCTCACCCGCTTCCACTACGACGCGCAGCCGCTGGACGATGCGATGTCGGCGAAGATCTACGCGGACTACTTCAAGCTGCTGGATCCCGACAAGGTGTTCTTCACCCAGCAGGACATGGACCAGTTCGCGCCGGACCAGACCAAGCTGGACAATGCGATCTGGAACAAGGACCTCTCGATCCCGTTCGACATCTACAACAAGTTCCTGCAGCGTGCCGTGCAGCGCATGACCTATGCGCGCAGCCTGCTCAAGGGCGGCTTCAACTTCGACGGCGACGAGAGCTACCAGTACGACCGCAAGGACGCCAAGTGGGCGAAGGACGACGCGGCGCTGGACGACCTGTGGCGCAAGCGCACCATGAACGACTGGCTGCGCCTCAAGCTCGCCGGCAAGAGCGACGAGGACATCCGCAAGACGCTCACCCGGCGCTACACCAACTACATCGAACGCGTGAAGCAGCTGGACGGCGACGACGCTTTCCAGACCTTCATGACCGCGTATGCCGAGACCACCGACCCGCACACCGACTACTTCACGCCGCGCAAGGCCGAGGACTTCGCGATCCAGATGAAGCTGTCGCTGGAAGGCATCGGCGCGCAGCTGCAGTCGCGCGACGACTACACCATCATCTTCAGCCTGGTGCCGGGCGGCCCGGCGGAGAAGTCGGGCAAGCTCAAGCCGGGCGACCGCATCCTGGGCGTGGGGCAGGGCGACAGCGGCCCGTTCACCGACGTGATCGGCTGGCGCATCGACGACGTGGTCAACCTGATCCGCGGCAAGAAGGACACCACGGTGCGGCTGGAGATCCTGCCCGCCGACGCCGGCCCGGACGGCAAGCACGAAATCGTCAGCCTCGTGCGCAAGAAGGTCAACATCGAGGAAAGCGCCGCCAAGAAGAAGATCCTCGACATCAAGGACGGCGATGTCGTGCGCAAGATCGGCATCATCGACCTGCCGAGCTTCTACTCCGATTTCGGCGCGCGCAGCGAGGGCGACAAGGATTACCGCAGCGCCACCCGCGACGTGGCCAAGCTGGTCACCGAGCTGAAGGCGGCCGGCGTGCAGGGCATCATCATGGACCTGCGCGACAACGGCGGCGGCTCGCTGGCCGAGGCCGACTCGATGACCGGCCTGTTCAACGGCAAGGGGCCGGTGGTGCAGGTGCGTGATGCGCGCGGCCAGGTCGACGTGCAGGGCTCGGACGATGCCGCGCCGCTGTGGAACGGCCCGTTCGCCGTGCTGGTGAACCGCGGCACCGCCTCGGCCTCGGAGATCTTCTCCGCAGCGATTCAGGATCGCGGCCGCGGCCTGATCATCGGCACGCCCACCTTCGGCAAGGGCACCGTGCAGACCCTGGTCGACCTCGACCGCTTCGGCCCGGATCCCGGCAGCGATCCGCAGTACGGCGAGTTGAAGATGACCGTGCAGGAGTTCTTCCGCATCAACGGCGGCTCGACCCAGATCAAGGGCGTGACGCCGGACATCGAGTTCCCGCAGAACGGCGACGCCAAGGACTTCGGCGAGTCCACCTACGACAACGCGCTGCCTTGGACGCATATCGCCCCGGCCGCCTACCAGCCGGACGGCGACGTGAAGCTCTATCTGCCGAAGCTGGAAACCCTGCACGATGCCCGCATCGCATCGTCGCCGGCGTGGAAGCTGATGCTGGACGAACTGGCGCAGTACAAGCTGATGCGCGCCAAGACCTCGGTGTCGCTCAACTTCGCCAAGCGCGAAGCCGAACGCAAGCAGCTGGACGCGATACAGGCCAGCTTCCGCGAGCGCCAGAAGGCGATCGACGGCAGCGACGCCTACCTCAAGGACGAGGACAGCGCCCTGGACGACGGCCTCGATCCCGGCGAGCGCAGCCTCAAGAGCGAACTCAAGCAGGAGAAGGACGCCAAGGACGCGCCCGACGCCCAGCTGCGCGAGGCCGCGCACATCGTGGCCGACGAAGTGGGCATGCTCAAGGCCGATCCCAAGCTGGCCGTCGACATGCTGCCGCCCGGCAGCGACTACCTCGCCACGCTGGATGCCATGCACAAGCCGGCAGCCAGCGCGACATCGGCCACGGCAGCGCACTGA